The Chitinivibrionales bacterium genome segment ATATTGTACCGAATGCTTGAGCTTCACGAGCTAATTTGGGAATATCGGGTTTTTCTTTCGCGCCAAATTGTACACTCCCCTTTTTTGGAGAATTATTAGATTCTGCATATGAGCAAGTACAATCAAAAAGAAATATTGCTGCTAAAGACGCAACAATTACAAGAACACTGTAAACATGCATTTTCCTCGAAAACATTTAGCCGTGTCTCCTTTCAAAATCAAAATATTTAAATAGATTTTACGATTCCGTTCATTCAGAGTCTGGATGAAATGCAACATCTATGCCAACTATAATCACGTTCCAATATTCCTTTACCTTACAAGCAATAAGGAAGATCATGAATGCCCCGGCAATTTCCGGATACGCATAATTTTTTGCAAAAACGACAATCTTGCCGGGCCCACCAGGTCCCTGGAGGCTATGCCCTCCGGGATATGATAACTGGCATTCAATTTGCGTTTAAAATTTTGTAACTGCAATTCCCAAACAGAAATAAGGAGATTTGCATGAATCCATCCGACCGAATTATCATCGTCGAAGACGAAAAAGATATACGGGAACTTTTATTGACAGTTCTTGAGAATGATGGCTATAGTGAAATCGCGGTGTTCGAGAACCCCATAAAAGCGCTTCAGCATATTCATAATGGATGGGTTCCCGATTTGTTTATTACGAATTACAATCTCGAACAGATGAAAGGCGATAAAGTATTAGAGGCGGCGCGAAAAATTTATCCTGAATTACGCGGGCTTATCATAACCGGTGATCCGCTTTCGGTAAGTGAAGCAACGGGGGATTTCCTGATAATTGACAAGGGCGATCTCGAGTTTCTCGAAAAACTGTTACAGGCAATCAGATCGAACATTACCACACATGTGATGCAAGGTAAACCGGACGACCCTCGCGTATCATGAAAGGGCTTTAAATAATGGGCACAGAAACACTTTTTGGCGTTACCTTCGACACACGGCCCACGATGCTGGCAAGCTGGCCCGGTATGGGGAATGTCGGAATTATGTCGGTCGATTATGTACGTCGTATGCTTGGCGCACGACCCTTTGCAGCAATTGACATGAGTGAATTTTTCACGCCCGATAATATTATTGTTGAAGAAGGGGTGGCAAAGGTGCCCCAATTACCAAGCAGCGCATTTTATTATCACAAGAATCCGGATATCATATTCTTTGAAAGCGATACTCAAATCGGGGGTAAGGAAGGCATTACCATACTGCAGGCCGTGCTTGAAATAGCCCGTCAATTGAGGGTTGTCCGGATTATCACTGCTGCGGCACTGGCCGAACCGATCAGCCATACCGCACCGTCTCGTGTATATTGCGTGGGAAACAACAAGGAGATTCTTGAACAGATGGAAACTCTGGGCACGCAGCCACTTCACGAAGGAGCAATTTCCGGACAAAACGGCGTGCTCTTAAGTGTCGCCCAATCAAAACATATCGATGCAGCCTGTCTGCTCGGAACAATACCCTCCTATGCCGCCAATATCTCCTATCCCAAAGCTGCAATAGAGGTAATCAGTGTTATCAAAAATCTCCTGGGAATTACCCTCGACCTGATTGAACTGGAGTCGGCGGCATCAGAACTGGACGATCGCCTTGACGGTATAGAATCCAAAATCAGGGAACTCTTTCCGAATGCAATCAACGAAACAGAAGAGGGGAACGACAATGAAACCCCCACATACATCATGGAAAAAATCGAGCGGCTTTTTGAAGAGGCACACAAAGACCGTTCACGCATAAACGAATTGAAGCAGGAACTCGACCGGTGGGAGCTTTTTAAACATTATGAAGATCGGTTTCTTGACTTGTTCAAGCCTGAAAACGATGAAAAGGACGAACTATGAACAACAATCATAAAACCACAGGTACCCATTTAAAAAAAGATACCGATCGCAAATCCGAGAACCGGCAGCGAAAGCCTGCTCCCCCACCACCACGCTCACTGTGGCGCAATCCAATTTTCTGGATTCTTCTTATATGGGTTATATTCGCTATTGCAGGAAGTAATTTTTTCAGTAATCTAACCAGGGCCACCATCTCGTATTCGACGTTTAAAAGCCAGCTTAATCAGAATAATATCAAGAGTGTGGTGATTAAAGGCAGTGAAATACGGGGCGAATTTCGTAATGCCTATACTCCCGAAGAAAAGGCTCAGGGTGAAGCCACGCAGGAATATTCCAGCTTTATTACTACCCGTCCCCCCATAGATGACCCCGAGCTTATTACTTTGATGGAAAAAAACAATGTAGCGCTTGAAGCGGAAAGTCCGGATGGAGCCTGGTGGCCGTCATTGATGATAATTCTGTTGCCTTGGCTTCTGATTTTTTTCTATTTCATGTTTATCAGCCGGAATGTCCAAAAAAAGGGACAAAACATGTCGGGACTTGGGGGGATATTCGGTGTTGGTAAATCCCGTGCCCGTCGTTTTCGTGAATCAAAAACCCGCACCACGTATAATGATGTCGCCGGATTGGAAAATCCAAAACGGGACTTGCAGGAAATAGTTTCCTATCTTAAAGATCCCAAAAAGTTTACTTCTCTGGGCGCACAGATCCCTAAAGGGGTATTGCTGATGGGCCCTCCCGGTACGGGCAAGACACTGCTTGCCCGGGCAACCGCCGGTGAGGCCAATGTACCATTTTACAGTATCAGCGGTTCCGAATTCATTGAAATGTTTGTCGGCGTCGGTGCCTCACGGGTACGTGACATGTTTGCAAATGCTAAAAAGGAAGCTCCCTCGATCATTTTTATCGATGAAATCGATTCGGTGGGCCGCTCACGAGGCGCCGGCCTTGGAGGTGGCCATGACGAACGGGAGCAGACGCTTAACCAGATTCTCTCGGAAATGGACGGTTTTGAACCTCACGAATCGGTCATTGTGATTGCAGCCACAAATCGTCCCGATGTTTTAGATTCGGCATTGATCAGGCCCGGACGATTCGATCGCCAGATAACACTCGAATTGCCCCAGAAAAACGCCCGTAGGAACATACTTCAGCTCCATATGCGTCATGTACCTGCCGGCGAGGATGTTGACCTTGACATTACAGCCGCCAGAACCGTCGGTTTCTCTGGTGCAGACCTCCATAACCTGGTGAATGAAGCCGCTTTGCTTGCAGGACGAAAAGACAAGAAAAAAGTGACTGCTGAAGATTTCGATGAAGCGAGTGACAAGATCATCCTTGGCGCAGAACGGGAAGATGTCATTACCGAAGAAGAAAAGAAGGTTATCGCTTATCATGAAGCCGGCCATGCGTTAACCGCCAAGTTACTGCCCGGTACCGACCCGTTACAAAAGGTAACGATCATTCCCCGTGGAAGATCCCTGGGTGCGACACAGCAGATACCCGAAATAGACCGGCACAATTACAATCAGTCATACCTGCAGAACCGCATATGTGTTGCTCTTGGGGGGCGGACCTCCGAAAGACTTATATTTAATGAATTGACTACCGGTGCCGCACAAGACCTCAAGGCTGTCACCCAATTGGTTAGAAAGATGATTTGTCAATGGGGCATGAGTGATAAACTGGGACCTGTAACATATAATCTTGGTGAAGAGCACCTCTTTTTAGGTAGAGAACTCTCACAGAGTAAAAACTTCAGCGAAGATACGGCCAGGGCCATCGATGAAGAAGTCCGGCGTATAATCCACGATATGGAAGACAAAACAATGAATATCCTGAATAAAAACCGAGGGAAACTTGATGTCCTTGCAACCAGGCTGATGGAAAATGAAACCCTCTTTAAAGATGACATCGAACGCATACTGGCAGACGGGAAAGGTCAAGTACAACAGCATTCGGTTTAAATAAAAGTTCAGTTATGCCGCCACGCTCGGCAAAGGTTTGGATTCGTCTCCGTATTTTACGATTGTTGTGCGCTCCGAAGTTCCGTTCTCCTCTTTATCGTCAAGCCACCCTTTCAGATCTCTTCCGATAATCTTTGACAATTTCATTATATCTTCACGATAGTAATTTTGCAGCATGCGCCGTGTCTCTTCTTTCATTTCCATCGGCTCCAGATCACCTTCCCGCACACTTTCGATCACACTGAGAATGGTGGAATCGGATATCCCGCTCAAAGAAAGAAACTTGTAAAGCATGCCTTTAAAACCACTGGCTCTGAATATGAGCCGCCACAATGCACTTCGCATTCGTCCCGAAGCATTTACTTTGAGGGATATCTTCGGATAGAACGATTCCCGGACTTCGAGGAAAGAATAAATATTCTGCATACATGAAACGGCATTAAGGCGCAAATCGTCAAACAGTACTATTTTAACATTCGTGAACGACTGAAAATATGCCTGTACCTGTGATGCATAGAATCCGCATTGCAGATAATACCACAAATATTCCCAGTTTTTCATCATACGATCTGCTTCCGCCTCAAGCGCCTCTTCAAATGACAGTACTTCCCGTCCATCACGCACCATCATCTTATAGGCAGAAAAAGCCCGGTCTACAGGATTCCGTAAAACGATAATTATTTTTGGATCTCCAAGATAACTCTTTATCAGCGGTATGGCAGATTGGTAATAATAGAGGTTTTCGACACTCGCCTCACCAATTGCCTTTTCACGACGAACCCATCGAAAGAGTCGTTGATAGGAACTCATTGTCTTTACCGTAAAGTTTTCAACAAAATCGTCACCTGGTCCCCGGTAAGGGAACTTGATAAACTGTGAGGAAAAAAATTTCGGCTCTTTCATGGGGCTTAGATAAATCTGAGGATGCTGCTCCAGATAGGTAGCAATAGCCGTAGTGCCGGCCTTGGCTGCTCCCGCGATCAGAAAATTAGGTAACTTTTCCATAATATTTTTTACATTGAGAGCCAAAACAAACGTATACAACTGCTTATGTACTACAATATAACAAATTATGTGCCATATACCTCCGCTTTAAAAGTAGCATTTATTGTTAGAGCAATACATACAACAGCGGGTTAAATGAGAAAAACCGTCAGCTGCTTTGCCATTTTTAACAATTGAATTCTCGATATTGGAAAAAATCGGCAATGCCAAGCACGGTTATTAAACGGTAGGGAAGGTATGATTTGGCCTTATGCATTTTTACCCGAACCATCGTGGTTCAGGATCTCACATAATTGATCAATGAGCTGCCGCTGGCTTTTTAATATTTTTTTTCGAGCCGACTCGATGGTATACCAGGCAAACCGGTCCATCTCGGGAAATCGACGCATCTTACCCGATTTTGGTGGCCATTCAATTTCAAACGTATTGCTCGTCAGGTTTGACGGATTACAGTACCCCTCGAGCGCCCATATCTTGATCTTTTTGCCGCCCGATTGTTTTAATTCATTAAGCTCGATGAAATCACCTTCAGGCCGCATTCCGGTCTCTTCTTCAAATTCACGCTTTGCAGCAGTAAAAGGATCTTCACTTTCATCGTATTCACCCTTGAGTATCGACCATCCCCCATCATCCCTGTTCCTCCAGAAAGGACCGCCCATATGTCCCAGCAAAATATTCAATCGATCCTTTTCAAAATGATACATCATAATTCCTGCACTTTTTTTACTCATACACATCCTCTTTTCTCAAAATATCCTCTTAAAAGACGAAATGGCAGGATAGAGCTGCTGATCTGTTTTTCAACTGCCGGTTTAAGGGACAAACGTTGGTTGAGGACTTTTGAGCCGTGCAGCCAGTGCTTGTTTCTTTATCTCTTCAGCCTCGGAAAATTGTGGCTCAAGCCTTTTTTCTACTTTCGAGTCAAACTGGTAATGTTTCATGCGATTACATTCTGCAACACATTGGGTATATTGCTGCAGGCTAAAATGGATTTTAGCCAGCCATAAATGGCATCGCGATGCATTATAATGATTATCAAAGGATTCGGCTTCAACTCTTCCGAGAATGTATCTGAATGCCTTTTCGGCCTCTTTATATTGCCTGTTTCCATATAACGCTTTTGCCATACCCCAGTGGAACACCAGTGAATTTGGATATTTTTTCAGCATTTCATTAGCCACCTTGATGGCCTCCCGATATCGTTTCTCATTATTGAGAACCGCCACAAGGCTCTCGGTTGCGCTTAATCTGGTATATATTCCGTCTTTTTTAGCTTCATATAACATGGTAATGCCCGACTCCCTCTTATCGACAACGCCGGGCATCCACCACAATTTTTTAATCAGTGCGCTCCTCCAGTAATTATAGCTTCCAATCCCATAAGCAATATCTTTAATTTCCGGATGCTTCTTATGGAGATCTAAAAGCACCGAAACACCTTTCCAGCCATATCTGAATGCGGTTATCCATCGCTCAAATCTGCTTTCATAGGTTCCCTTGTACCCATCAGCCCCGCCAACAAAAAATTTTGCCCATACATTATCCCGATC includes the following:
- a CDS encoding response regulator; this encodes MNPSDRIIIVEDEKDIRELLLTVLENDGYSEIAVFENPIKALQHIHNGWVPDLFITNYNLEQMKGDKVLEAARKIYPELRGLIITGDPLSVSEATGDFLIIDKGDLEFLEKLLQAIRSNITTHVMQGKPDDPRVS
- the hflB gene encoding ATP-dependent zinc metalloprotease FtsH, producing MNNNHKTTGTHLKKDTDRKSENRQRKPAPPPPRSLWRNPIFWILLIWVIFAIAGSNFFSNLTRATISYSTFKSQLNQNNIKSVVIKGSEIRGEFRNAYTPEEKAQGEATQEYSSFITTRPPIDDPELITLMEKNNVALEAESPDGAWWPSLMIILLPWLLIFFYFMFISRNVQKKGQNMSGLGGIFGVGKSRARRFRESKTRTTYNDVAGLENPKRDLQEIVSYLKDPKKFTSLGAQIPKGVLLMGPPGTGKTLLARATAGEANVPFYSISGSEFIEMFVGVGASRVRDMFANAKKEAPSIIFIDEIDSVGRSRGAGLGGGHDEREQTLNQILSEMDGFEPHESVIVIAATNRPDVLDSALIRPGRFDRQITLELPQKNARRNILQLHMRHVPAGEDVDLDITAARTVGFSGADLHNLVNEAALLAGRKDKKKVTAEDFDEASDKIILGAEREDVITEEEKKVIAYHEAGHALTAKLLPGTDPLQKVTIIPRGRSLGATQQIPEIDRHNYNQSYLQNRICVALGGRTSERLIFNELTTGAAQDLKAVTQLVRKMICQWGMSDKLGPVTYNLGEEHLFLGRELSQSKNFSEDTARAIDEEVRRIIHDMEDKTMNILNKNRGKLDVLATRLMENETLFKDDIERILADGKGQVQQHSV
- a CDS encoding sulfotransferase; protein product: MEKLPNFLIAGAAKAGTTAIATYLEQHPQIYLSPMKEPKFFSSQFIKFPYRGPGDDFVENFTVKTMSSYQRLFRWVRREKAIGEASVENLYYYQSAIPLIKSYLGDPKIIIVLRNPVDRAFSAYKMMVRDGREVLSFEEALEAEADRMMKNWEYLWYYLQCGFYASQVQAYFQSFTNVKIVLFDDLRLNAVSCMQNIYSFLEVRESFYPKISLKVNASGRMRSALWRLIFRASGFKGMLYKFLSLSGISDSTILSVIESVREGDLEPMEMKEETRRMLQNYYREDIMKLSKIIGRDLKGWLDDKEENGTSERTTIVKYGDESKPLPSVAA
- a CDS encoding NUDIX domain-containing protein produces the protein MSKKSAGIMMYHFEKDRLNILLGHMGGPFWRNRDDGGWSILKGEYDESEDPFTAAKREFEEETGMRPEGDFIELNELKQSGGKKIKIWALEGYCNPSNLTSNTFEIEWPPKSGKMRRFPEMDRFAWYTIESARKKILKSQRQLIDQLCEILNHDGSGKNA
- a CDS encoding tetratricopeptide repeat protein, giving the protein MHLPRIKSIDFLVLAAVLIFGVHSADVALLSSEMHHSCLASIDYIYKEKFSRAEQEARKVIKKFPDHPAGYFFYAAAIYSWMVYYETDKREDEFYQYCDLAIEKGEAILAKDRDNVWAKFFVGGADGYKGTYESRFERWITAFRYGWKGVSVLLDLHKKHPEIKDIAYGIGSYNYWRSALIKKLWWMPGVVDKRESGITMLYEAKKDGIYTRLSATESLVAVLNNEKRYREAIKVANEMLKKYPNSLVFHWGMAKALYGNRQYKEAEKAFRYILGRVEAESFDNHYNASRCHLWLAKIHFSLQQYTQCVAECNRMKHYQFDSKVEKRLEPQFSEAEEIKKQALAARLKSPQPTFVP